From a single Plasmodium yoelii strain 17X genome assembly, chromosome: 9 genomic region:
- a CDS encoding glycerol-3-phosphate dehydrogenase: protein MFYKKMVIRYIFYSIIFINVVLCYSGSSVNPINKNVISPTVKHNGPLKVSIIGSGSWGTVISKIISENTQRSNIFHPIVRMYVNEEIIDNEKLSDIINKTKENVKYMKGMKLPNNIVAIPDIDKVIEDADLLVFVVPHQYLETTLSEILKNKNLKSTAKAISLMKGIKICDYKPMLLSNIIENMLNIECSVLSGSNIASELSTESFSEATIGFENLETAEIWRELFDRNYFKINCIQDKSGVEMCGALKNVVALGVGFSEAFKKSYNTKSAIIRIGLEEMKKFAKLFFPNVLDETFLDSCGVADVIATCLGGRNVKCATEFAFRNGQDSWDKIESELLNGQKLQGVYTSKEIYKILENRDLKSEFPLFSIIYEIAFGYKNPSSITSVLSTKKLRHIKYRK, encoded by the exons atgttttataaaaaaatggttataagatatattttttactcaatcatttttattaatgtaGTTCTGTGCTATTCTGGTAGTTCAGTAAAtcctataaataaaaatgttatatccCCAACTGTTAAGCACAATGGACCATTgaaa GTATCTATTATAGGTAGCGGAAGTTGGGGTACAGTCATTTCGAAAATTATATCTGAAAATACTCAAAGATCGAACATTTTCCACCCAATT GTACGAATGTATGTCAATGAAGAAATTATAGACAACGAAAAGTTAAgtgatataataaataagacaaaagaaaatgtaaaatatatgaaaggGATGAAATTACCAAATAATATTGTGGCTATTCCTGATATCGATAAAGTTATTGAAGATGCAGATTTACTTGTTTTTGTTGTTCCTCACCAATATTTAGAA ACAACGTTAAGcgaaattttgaaaaataaaaatcttAAAAGCACCGCAAAGGCTATAAGTTTAATgaaaggaataaaaatatgtgacTATAAACCTATGTTATTGTcaaatataatagaaaacatGCTAAATATTGAATGCTCTGTTTTATCTGGGTCAAACATTGCTTCG GAATTATCTACAGAAAGTTTTAGCGAAGCTACAATAGGTTTCGAAAATTTAGAAACTGCAGAAATATGGAGAGAATTATTTGACcgaaattattttaaaataaattgcaTACAGGACAAATCGGGTGTCGAG ATGTGCGGagcattaaaaaatgttgttGCTTTAGGAGTAGGATTTTCAGAGGCATTcaaaaaaagttataataCCAAATCTGCTATTATTAGAATTGGTTTGGAGGAAATGAAAAAGTttgcaaaattattttttccaaatGTTCTAGAT GAAACCTTTTTAGATAGCTGTGGTGTAGCCGATGTTATAGCGACCTGTTTAGGAGGTCGAAACGTAAAATGTGCAACCGAATTTGCCTTTAGAAATGGCCAAGACTCATGGGATAAAATTGAATCGGAATTATTAAATGGGCAAAAACTTCAG GGAGTATACACATCAAAGgagatatataaaattctGGAGAATCGTGATTTAAAAAGCGAATTTCCATTATTCAGTATAATTTACGAAATAGCATTTGGATATAAAAATCCGTCTAGTATTACTAGTGTTCTTTCAACGAAAAAATTAAgacatattaaatatagaaaataa
- a CDS encoding serine/threonine-protein kinase Prp4 — protein MPKDKRGRIFFNSHGSDNERDNSKRSKSGHKSNYSEISPHNGSNKKKNYEKEKSKDKLKNDNTKTSKENINSFSSPNSTSSISDLNNLDFDLSNGSSSNSENEFKILKEKENEDKFLEERRKKREAIKERLKNMMSENNDNNKETDVSTNKQHTVSNNNDKENEISINSNAKINEKCENTFTTCKKNDMSESLSEMPSMLDDIEQNEAACIFAPNNEVIEETCSSLSSDHEIIDDKVPNEKNETMKESNDLYTDLKKKINEEKIKIRNFIIKQKELHERNKMNGDDPAYINKRKENSEMNNNESIGFQEQEDDIDNEDVDMFSSEQTNKKRAIENIRITDYYSANNANLSDNWNDSEGYYKAIVGEVIDNRYSVVCELVGKGVFSNVLKCYDMTNKMHVAIKVIRDNHMMHKAAEKEIFILKKLNDYDKDNKKHIIRLLRSVKYKNHLCLIFEWMWGNLRIALKKYGNGHGLNATAVHCYTKQLFIALRHMRKCRIMHADLKPDNILINEKFNALKVCDLGSASDISENEITSYLVSRFYRAPEIILGFRYDSQIDVWSAAATVFELATGKILFPGKSNNHMIKLMMEYKGKFSHKMIKGGQFYSQHFNENLDFIYVDRDHYTKKEVVRIISDLRPTKNITCDLLEHQYWLKGNSPKMQFLKKKIKQLGDLLEKCLMLDPSKRYTPDQALQHPYLRESIHYSKMQND, from the exons atgcCTAAAGATAAACGCGgaagaatattttttaattcacaCGGATCAGATAATGAAAGGGATAATTCTAAGCGCTCAAAAAGTGGCCACAAATCTAACTATTCAGAGATAAGTCCCCATAATggttcaaataaaaaaaaaaattatgaaaaagaaaaaagtaaagataaattaaaaaatgataatacgAAAACTtctaaagaaaatataaactcATTTAGTTCTCCTAATTCTACTAGTAGCATTTCGGATTTGAACAACCTTGATTTCGATTTATCCAATGGATCAT cttcgaatagtgaaaatgaatttaaaattcttaaggaaaaagaaaatgaagacAAATTTTTAGAAGAAAGACGCAAGAAAAGAGAAGCAATAAAAGAAAGActgaaaaatatgatgagCGAAAATAATGACAACAATAAAGAAACTGATGTTAGCACAAATAAACAACATACTGtttcaaataataatgataaagaaaatgaaattagtattaattcaaatgcaaaaataaatgaaaaatgtgAGAACACTTTCACAActtgcaaaaaaaatgatatgtCAGAAAGTTTAAGTGAAATGCCATCTATGCTAGATGATATTGAACAAAA TGAAGCAGCTTGTATATTTGCTCCCAACAATGAAGTTATCGAAGAGACATGCTCTTCTTTATCTTCTGATCATGAAATAATTGATGACAAAGTTcctaatgaaaaaaatgaaacaatGAAAGAATCTAATGATTTATATactgatttaaaaaaaaaaattaatgaagaaaaaataaaaattcgaaattttataattaagcAAAAGGAATTACatgaaagaaataaaatg AATGGTGACGATcctgcatatattaataagaGAAAAGAAAACAGTGAaatgaataataatgaaaGTATAGGCTTTCAAGAGCAAGAAGATGACATTGACAACGAAGATGTCGATATGTTTTCCAGTgaacaaacaaataaaaagagAGCAATCGAAAATATCAGAATAACCGATTATTATTCTGCAAACAATGCAAATTTATCCGATAATTGGAATGACTCCGAAGGGTATTACAAG GCCATTGTCGGAGAAGTTATCGATAATAGATATAGTGTTGTATGTGAATTAGTCGGGAAAGGTGTTTTTTCAAATGTTTTAAAATGTTATGACATGACAAATAAAATGCATGTAGCTATTAAAGTTATTCGAGACAATCATATGATGCATAAAGCTgcagaaaaagaaatatttattttgaaaaaattaaatgattacgataaagataataaaaaacatattattcGCTTATTAAGAAgtgtaaaatataaaaatcatttGTGTTTAATTTTTGAATGGATGTGGGGAAATTTACGAATAGCCCTTAAAAA atatGGTAATGGACATGGACTAAATGCGACCGCTGTACATTGTTACACCAAACAATTGTTCATAGCCCTAAGGCATATGCGTAAATGCAGAATAATGCACGCAGATT TAAAACCAGATAATATACTTATCaatgaaaaatttaatgCTTTAAAAGTATGTGATCTCGGAAGTGCAAGTGATATAtcagaaaatgaaataacCTCATACTTAGTTAGCAGATTTTATAGAGCTCCCGAAATTATATTAGGTTTTCGATATGATAGCCAAATTGATGTATGGTCTGCAGCAGCTACTGTTTTTGAATTAGCCACtggaaaaatattatttcct ggtAAATCAAATAACcatatgataaaattgaTGATGGAATATAAAGGAAAGTTTTCCCACAAAATGATTAAAGGTGGTCAATTTTATTCACAAcattttaatgaaaatttagaTTTTATTTATGTTGATAGAGATCACTATACTAAAAAAGAAGTAGTAAGAATTATATCTGATTTGAGGCCTACCAAAAATATAACTTGTGATCTTTTGGAGCACCAATATTGGTTGAAAg gaAATAGTCCAAAAAtgcaatttttaaaaaaaaaaataaagcaatTAGGAGACTTATTAGAAAAATGTTTGATGCTAGATCCTTCCAAAAGATATACACCAGATCAAGCATTGCAACATCCATATTTAAGAGAGTCAATACATTACTCAAAAATGCAAAATGATTGA
- a CDS encoding RAP protein, putative encodes MIVSYTSVIFKRWSQKNDKIIFKKFINNGKILHQYVFKRGFSNVRKHDDIEEQKKCIMNINDNEKITEYIQKEYGISSNLIDLSITRCSDKNNIYELSNIWNKVFKCEKSLCDIINKYIKTNKMDYYLHICLESEKENDINGESVSKVDNIDNAIKYIKENNCNISSIGRPMHDIENEIKNVLVYIMAMFYKKIVDFHILSLLSEKLIILLKKLKKNYDNKNLIFTIFEVYNHVKVMNDELFLILFDILNNCYEINPDEDKLIDNNEEILLILKTLYNQKYKNHIIVDKIIESIKKKNNLNKDLLVNSLFYLSLLSRMDYMLLNKMNDELYDVLDVEENDENGENDENNMDSDKNVEKIPHEVKIKLDLTSVDCTKLIYSYFILGEDYINWFVIYKLLLKLCNDLKNETDINLLLNKTKENKNMHTNICIIRSYLRYKKRNFYDSLPKYVKKILKNIYILDVGEKKIKERKFNEKVSWHLKKLRIPHIKNVYKSGIIFDILEKDKRLVWLCFSYHHYYVKTIDLTSEKLLQLDIIKSMNYKIAKIHYYQFSRMKARRTRFEYIRMNRYYSLRDRRNFDDQFEGWSLPYINWYHKKNKNVHISNYFYNYTPVSEMQY; translated from the coding sequence ATGATAGTATCATACACAAGTGTGATATTTAAAAGATGGTcccaaaaaaatgataaaataatttttaaaaaattcataaacAATGGGAAAATATTGCATCAGTACGTTTTCAAAAGAGGGTTTAGTAACGTAAGGAAGCATGACGATATTGAAGAACagaaaaaatgtataatgaatataaacgataatgaaaaaataacagAATACATTCAAAAAGAATACGGAATTAGTTCAAATTTAATTGATTTAAGCATAACAAGATGTagtgataaaaataacatatatgAATTAAGTAATATATGGAATAAGGTTtttaaatgtgaaaaaagTTTGTGCgatataataaacaaatatataaaaacaaacaaaatggATTATTACTTACACATTTGTTTGGAAtcagaaaaagaaaatgatataaatggGGAATCAGTTAGTAAAGTTGATAATATAGATAATgccataaaatatatcaaagaGAATAATTGCAACATAAGTAGCATTGGTAGACCAATGCATGATattgaaaatgaaataaaaaatgtattagtGTATATCATGGCaatgttttataaaaaaatagttgactttcatattttatctttattaaGTGAAAagttaattatattattgaaaaaattaaaaaaaaattatgataataaaaatttaatttttacaatttttgaAGTATATAATCATGTAAAGGTTATGAATGATGAActatttttgattttattcgatatattaaataattgttATGAAATAAATCCTGATGAAGATAAACTTATAGATAATAACGAAGAAATACTtcttattttaaaaactttatataatcaaaaatataaaaatcatattatagttgataaaattatagaatctattaaaaaaaaaaataacttaaATAAAGACCTTTTGGTTAATTCGTTGTTTTACCTGAGCCTGTTGTCTAGAATGGATTATATGTTATTGAATAAGATGAATGATGAGTTATATGACGTGCTGGATGTggaagaaaatgatgaaaatggtgaaaatgacgaaaataatatggacagtgataaaaatgtagaaaaaaTTCCACATgaagtaaaaataaagttgGATTTAACTAGTGTAGATTGCACGAAACTTATATATTCTTATTTTATTCTTGGAGAAGATTATATAAACTGGTTTGTTATTTATAAACTGCTTTTAAAACTTtgtaatgatttaaaaaatgagactgacataaatttattactaaataaaacaaaagaaaataaaaatatgcacacaaatatttgtataataAGGAGCTAtttaagatataaaaaaagaaatttttATGATAGTTTACcgaaatatgtaaaaaaaatattaaaaaatatatatatattagatgttggagaaaaaaaaataaaggaaagaaaatttaatgaaaaagTATCATGGCATTTAAAAAAACTTCGAATTCcacatattaaaaatgtatataaaagcGGAATAATATTCGACATATTAGAAAAAGATAAAAGACTTGTATGGTTATGTTTTtcttatcatcattattatgtTAAAACAATTGATTTAACTTCAGAAAAGTTATTACAATTAGATATTATTAAATCtatgaattataaaataGCTAAAATACATTATTATCAATTTTCAAGAATGAAAGCAAGAAGAACAAGATTTGAATATATACGTATGAATAGATATTATTCTTTAAGAGATCGAAGAAATTTTGATGACCAATTTGAAGGGTGGAGTCTCCCTTATATTAATTggtatcataaaaaaaacaaaaacgtCCATATATcaaactatttttataactaCACACCTGTATCAGAGATgcaatattaa